ATGCTATTTCTACTGCTGATGCCATTCCAAAAAAGAGGTCATTACTCATGTTTAGATTTCTCACCTCCGGCGAATCTCATGGACCGGGACTTACTGCCATCGTCGAAGGTATCCCCGCCGGTTTGCCGCTTTCGACCGAAGATATCGATCCACACCTCGAACGCAGGCAAGGAGGATATGGCCGCGGTGGAAGGATGAAAATCGAGAAAGATAAGGTCATCTTTCGCTCAGGAGTGCGCCACGGCCTCACACTCGGCTCACCCATCACCCTTGAGATCGAGAATCGCGACTGGCAGAACTGGCAGGTCAAAATGAGCGCCACCCCCGTGGATGAACCGGTTGAAGCCGTAACGCTCGTTCGCCCCGGACACGCCGATTTCGCCGGAACCATAAAATATGGACATCAAGATATCCGTAATGTCATCGAGCGTTCCAGCGCCCGCGAGACGGCGGCAAGAGTCGCCGTCGGCGCCGTTTGCCAGACCTTTTTAAGACAATTCGGCGTCGAAATCCATAGCCATGTCCTCTCTATTGGTTCCGTTGGTGATAGTGATGCTTCCAGAAGCGCTATCAGTAACTCTTTCTCACCTGAATATTGGCAGCAGGTCGAGCAATCCCCCGTGCGTTGCGGCGATAGCGAATTGACAGACAAGATGATTCGTCATATTCAAATGTGCAAATCACTAGGGGAGACCTGTGGCGGCGTATTTGAAGTGGTAGCCACAGGTGTACCAATTGGCCTCGGCAGTTACAGCCAGTGGGATCATCGCCTCAGCACGAGGCTGGCTGCCGCTCTGATGAGTATCCCATCCGTCAAGGGCGTTGAAATAGGCGCAGGCTTTGCATCTGCCGCTCTACCTGGCTCCCAGGTGCATGACGTGGTTCAATGGAGCGACCAGCAGGGCTGGCAGCACCTTTCAAATAACGCTGGCGGCATCGAAGGCGGCATCAGCAATGGAGCGCCAATCGTCCTACGAGCGGCGGTCAAGCCCATTTCAACGCTCGCCCATCCCCTGCCCACGATTGATATACGTTCACGTGAGAATGTAGAGAAAGGACGTTACGAACGCAGTGATGTCTGCATCGTCCCTGCCGCCGGAGTCGTCGGCGAGGCAATGCTGGCCATCGCACTGACTGAGGCATGGCGAGAAAAATTTGGGGGCGATAGTATGGCCGAGTCACTGGCAAATTATAACGCCTATATAGCTACGACCGGCGCTCACCCTCAACCTGAAACTGGCGAGAAGACAAAACAGGAGTGACACATGCGCCAGTTGCCAACCGGTATTTTAACACTCTTTTTCACCGACATCGAAGGCTCAACGCGCTTATTGCAGCAACTCGGTGACAGGTACGCCGGAGTGCTCCGCGATTGCCGCCGCCTGCTGCGAACATCATTCCAGCTTGGAAACGGCTACGAAGTCGATACCCAGGGCGATGCCTTCTTCGTCGTCTTTGAACGTGCCATTGATGCCGTGACATCGGCCATTACCGCCCAGCGCGCCCTCTTCACTACCGCCTGGCCGAACGAGGCGCAGGTGCGCGTTCGTATTGGCA
This sequence is a window from Ktedonobacteraceae bacterium. Protein-coding genes within it:
- the aroC gene encoding chorismate synthase: MFRFLTSGESHGPGLTAIVEGIPAGLPLSTEDIDPHLERRQGGYGRGGRMKIEKDKVIFRSGVRHGLTLGSPITLEIENRDWQNWQVKMSATPVDEPVEAVTLVRPGHADFAGTIKYGHQDIRNVIERSSARETAARVAVGAVCQTFLRQFGVEIHSHVLSIGSVGDSDASRSAISNSFSPEYWQQVEQSPVRCGDSELTDKMIRHIQMCKSLGETCGGVFEVVATGVPIGLGSYSQWDHRLSTRLAAALMSIPSVKGVEIGAGFASAALPGSQVHDVVQWSDQQGWQHLSNNAGGIEGGISNGAPIVLRAAVKPISTLAHPLPTIDIRSRENVEKGRYERSDVCIVPAAGVVGEAMLAIALTEAWREKFGGDSMAESLANYNAYIATTGAHPQPETGEKTKQE